The following DNA comes from Kineococcus rhizosphaerae.
CTGACGCTGCTCTCGATCGCGGTCGCGCTGGACCCGTTCCTGTCGTTCTCCTGGCCCTCCTGAGGCTCCTGCCCGCTGCACGGCGAAACCCCTCCCGGACCTTGCTCCGGGAGGGGTTTCGCCGTCGTGCGGCGGGGGTCAGCGGCGCCGGTGGCGCGCGGTCAGGGCCAGGGAGGTGAGCGCGGCGAGGACCGCGAGGGCCCACCACTGCGCGTCGTCGTAGACGGTCGCGGTGGTGCCCCGCCCGTCGGCGCGGACGCCGGCGCGGGCGGTCAGGACGACCCACACGACGAGCAGCGCCGCGCCGGCCAGGGCGCAGCCGATGGTCGCCGGGGTGCGTCGCCGCCCCGCCAGGGCCAGCAGGACGGCGGCGAGGACCACGAGCGCGCCGAGGGCGAGGACGCCCAGGCCGAGCAGCGCGCTCACTCCCAGCGGAACCAGCGCGCGCAGGCCAGGCCGCACAGCACGGCCCAGACCGCGAGCACCACCAGCGGGCCGACCGCGACCGTCCCCGAGGCCAGCGCCTCGCGCACGGCCGTGCCCAGGGCGCCGGACGGCAGCAGTGCGGCGACCGGCCCCAGCGGTGAGGGCAGCACGAGCCCGCCCCCGGCCAGCAGCAGGACCCAGACGAAGTTGGCGACGGCCAGCGTCCCCTCGGCCCGCACGGTGCCGGCCAGCAGCAGGCCGAGGCAGGTGAAGGCCGCCACGCCCAGCAGCAGCGCGGGCACCGCGGCCAGGGCCCCGGCGGTGGGGGACCAGCCCAGCGGCAGGGCGATCAGGCCCAGCACGACGACCTGGACGACGACCAGGCCCAGGACGGCCAGGACCTTGCCCGCCAGCAGGCCCGAGCGCCCCAGCGGTGAGGTGGCCAGCAGGCGCAGCACCCCGTTGCGCCGGTCGAAGCCGGTGCCGATGGCCTGGCCGGTGAAGGCGGTGGAGACCACGGCCAGGGCGATCACACCGCCGAGGGCGAGCGCCGGGCGGGGCCCGGTCCCGAGGTCGAGGGAGCGCACGCGCGTCACGCCCACCAGCACCAGGGCCGGCAGCAGGAGGGTGAGCAGCAGCTGCTCGCCGTTGCGCAGCGCCACCGCGGCCTCGAAGCCCGCCTGGCGCAGGACCCGGGGCAGGAACGGGGTGGCCCCGCCCGCGGGGCTGAAGTCCAGGGCCGTCACCGCAGGGTCCTCCCGGTCAGGTCGAGGAACACGTCCTCCAGGGTGCGCCGGACGGGGCCGACGCCTTCGGCGAGCACGTCGTGGGAGGCGCACCAGTTCGTCACGGTCGCCACGACGCGCGGGTCGACGTCGATCCCGGCGACGACGTAGCGGCCCGGTTCCAGCTCGCTGACCTCGGCCCCCGCGGGCAGGGCACGGGTCAGGGAGGCGGTCGGCAGGCCGGGGCGGGAGCGGAAGCTCAGCGCGGCCGGGCCCCGGGTCAGGTCGTCGGGGGAGCCGGTGGCCACGACCCGGCCGTGGTCGACGACCACGACGTCGTCGGCCAGGCGCTCGGCCTCCTCCATGAGGTGGGTGGTCAGGACGACGGCGACCCCGGCCGCGCGCACCTCGCGCACGACGTCCCACACGGCGAGGCGGGCCTGCGGGTCCAGGCCGGCGCTGGGTTCGTCGAGGAAGACCAGCTCGGGGCGGCCCACGAGCGCGCAGGCCATCGCCAGGCGCTGGCGCTGGCCGCCGGACAGCCGCCGGACGCGGGTGCGCGCGAAGGAGGTCAGGCCCAGGCGCTCGGCCAGGGCGCCCACGTCGAGGGGGTCGGAGTGCAGGGAGGCGAGGTGCCGCAGGGCCTCGAGGGCACCCACGCCGGTCGGCAACCCGCCGTCCTGCAGCATCACCCCCACCCGCGGGCGCAGCGCGCCGGCGTCGGCGACCGGGTCCAGGCCCAGGACGCGCACGCGACCGGAGTCGGCCCGCTGCAGGCCCTCGCAGATCCCCACGGTCGTCGTCTTGCCGGCTCCGTTGGGCCCGAGCAGGGCGGTGACCCGCCCGCGCTCGGCGCGGAAGGTGAGGCCGTCGAGGACGGGTGCGCCGGCGCGGTAGCTCTTGCGCAGGTCGACGACCTCGACGGCCGCGTCCGCGCGGGCGTCCTTGGCCATCGAGGGTGAGGGGGAACCGAGCGCCACGAGGCAGGAGTCTACGAGGAGGAGTAGTAGGTCCCCGACCGGACGCGGGGGGTCGGTTGGGGCCTCGGCGGGCAATTAGGTAACATGGGTGTTGTGGAAATGGTGAGGACGGCCTTACCCGCGGGGCACCGGCCCGTCGCGGGAGCGGGCCCCGCGGTGACCTCGGAGGAGGCCCGCACCCGGACCCGGGTGCGCACCACCGTCGCCGAGCTCGGCCCGGTCAGCGCCGCTCGCATCGCCGACCTGCTCGGGCTGACCGGCGCCGCCGTGCGGCGCCACCTCGAGGCCATGGTCGCCGAGGGGGTCCTGGAGGTGCGCGACCCGCGCCCGGACGCCCGCCGCGGCCGGGGCCGGCCCGCCAAGGAGTACGTCATCGGCTCCGCCGGTCACGACGACCTGCCCTCGGGGTACGACGACCTCGCCCTCGGCGCCCTGCGGTACCTGGCCGACACGCTCGGCCCGCAGGCCGTCACCGACTTCGCGCGGCAGCGCTTCGCGGCCCTGGAGCAGTCCCTGGCCGGTCTGCAGGGCCCGCTGCCGGACCGCGTCGAGGCGCTGGTGCGGGCTCTGGCCGACCAGGGCTACTCGGCCAGCTCCCGGCCCGTCGCGCAGGGAACACCGGCCGAGGGGACCCAGTTGTGCCAGGGGCACTGCCCGGTCCAGAAGGTCGCCGAGGCGTTCCCGCAGCTGTGCGAGGCCGAGCGGCGGACCTTCGAGACGATCCTGGGCACCCGGGTCCAGCGCCTGGCGACCCTGGCCCACGGGGACCACGTCTGCACGACGTTCATCCCGCTCGAGACGCTCCACCAGCCCGACCCAGCGCACGACCCCCAGCCCGACCCAGCGCACGACACCCAGCACGCCACGGAAGGACGACGACTGTGACCGACACCGTCTCCGAGACCACCACCACCGCGGGTCCGCCCGAACTGGAGGGCCTCGGCAAGTACCAGTACGGCTGGGCGGACTCCGACGCCGCCGGTGCCTCGGCCCGGCGCGGCCTGTCCGAGGACGTGGTGCGCAACATCTCCGCGCTCAAGGACGAGCCCGAGTGGATGCTCGCGCTGCGCCTGAAGGCCCTGCGCCTGTTCGGCCGCAAGCCCATGCCGGACTGGGGCTCGGACCTGACCGGGATCGACTTCGACAACATCAAGTACTTCGTGCGCTCCACGGAGAAGCAGGCGACCAGCTGGGACGAGCTGCCCGAGGACATCAAGGCGACCTACGACCGCCTGGGCATCCCCGAGGCCGAGAAGCAGCGCCTCATCGCCGGCGTCGCGGCCCAGTACGAGTCCGAGGTCGTCTACCACCAGATCCGCGAGGACCTGGAGGAGAAGGGCGTCATCTTCGTCGACACCGACACGGGGCTGCGCGAGCACGAGGAGCTCTTCAAGGAGTACTTCGGCACGGTCATCCCGGTGGGCGACAACAAGTTCGCCTCGCTGAACACCGCGGTGTGGTCCGGCGGGTCGTTCATCTACGTGCCCAAGGGCGTCCACGTGGACATCCCGCTGCAGGCCTACTTCCGGATCAACACCGAGAACATGGGCCAGTTCGAGCGGACGCTGATCATCGCCGACGAGGGCTCCTACGTGCACTACGTCGAGGGCTGCACGGCGCCGATCTACCAGTCCGACTCGCTGCACTCCGCGGTCGTCGAGATCGTCGTGAAGAAGAACGCCCGCGTGCGGTACACGACCATCCAGAACTGGTCGAACAACGTCTACAACCTGGTCACCAAGCGCGCCACGGCCGCCGAGGGCGCGACCATGGAGTGGATCGACGGCAACATCGGGTCCAAGGTCACGATGAAGTACCCGGCCGTCTACCTCATGGGCGAGCACGCCAAGGGCGAGACCCTGTCGATCGCCATGGCCGGTGAGGGCCAGCACCAGGACGCCGGCGCCAAGATGGTCCACGCCGCACCGCACACCGCCAGCTCGATCGTGTCCAAGTCGATCGCCCGCGGCGGCGGCCGCACCTCCTACCGCGGGCTCATCCAGGTCCTCGAGGGCGCGCACCACTCGGCGTCCACGGTGCGCTGCGACGCGCTCCTGGTCGACACGATCTCCCGGTCGGACACCTACCCCTACAACGACATCCGCGAGGACGACGTCGTCATGGGGCACGAGGCCACCGTCTCGAAGGTCTCCGACGACCAGCTCTTCTACCTCATGAGCCGCGGCATGGCCGAGGACGAGGCCATGGCGATGATCGTGCGCGGGTTCATCGAGCCCGTCGCGCGCGAGCTGCCCATGGAGTACGCGCTGGAACTGAACCGCCTGATCGAGCTGCAGATGGAAGGGGCCGTCGGCTGATGACCCTCGTGAACGAAGAGACCACCGCGTCCGCACCCGGGACGAGGACCGGCACGGCGGACACCTCCGGGGCCCACACCCACGGCGGGCCGGTCGTCCCCGAGGCCTCCCGCGCCGCGCGCGCGACGAGCTTCGACGTCGCCGACTTCCCGGTCCCCACGGGCCGGGAGGAGGAGTGGAAGTTCTCGCCGCTGCGCGAACTCGCCCCGCTGTTCGACGACGCCGCCCCGGCGCGCTCGGCGGCCGTCGAGGTCTCCGCACCCGACGTCGTCGAGCACCGCACCGGCACCCTCGCCGAGGTCGGTGCGGGCAGCGCGTTCGTCCCCGGCGACCGCGCCGCCGTGACCGGCTGGGCCACCACCGACGTCGCCCACCTCGTGAAGGTGCCGGCCGAGGCCGAGCTGGACGCCCCCGTCGTCGTCACGGTCCGCGGCGAGACCGGCGTCACCACCTCCGGGCACGTCGTGGTCGAGACCGGCCACCACGCCAAGGCCCTCGTCGTGCTGTCCCACCTCGGCGGCGGCGCGCACCGCGGCAACGTCGAGGTCCGCGCCGGCGACGCCTCCGACCTGACCGTGGTCAGCCTGCAGGAGTGGGACGCCGACGCGCTGCACGTCGGCCAGCAGGACGTCCTCGTCGGTCGCGACGCGCGGGTGCGGCACATCGTCGTCACCCTCGGCGGCAAGGCCGTGCGCGTCTCGGCGAACATCTCCTACGCCGCCCCCGGCGGCGACGCGACCGCGCTCGGCGTGTACTTCGCCGGCGCCGGCCAGCACTCCGAGCACCGCCAGTTCGTCGACCACACGGCCGTGAACTGCAAGAGCTACGTGGAGTACAAGGGCGCCCTGCAGGGCGAGTCCGCGCACGCCGTGTGGATCGGTGACGTCCTCATCCGCGCCAGCGCCGAGGGCACCGAGACCTACGAGCTGAACCGCAACCTCGTCCTGACCGACGGCGCGCGCGCCGACTCGGTGCCGAACCTGGAGATCGAGACCGGCGAGATCGTCGGTGCCGGGCACGCCAGCGCCACGGGCCGGTTCGACGACGAGCAGCTGTTCTACCTGCAGTCGCGCGGCATCACCGCCGAGGAGGCCCGTCGCCTGGTCGTGCGCGGGTTCTTCGCCTCCATCGTCGAGAAGATCGGCATCCCCGAGATCTCGACCCGCCTGATGACCACGATCGAGACCCAGCTCGCGCAGAACGTTGAGGAGAACTGAATGTCCACCCTGGAGATCCGCGACCTGCACGTGACGGTCGACGAGGCGGACGGTTCCGTCAAGGAGATCCTGCGCGGGGTCGACCTCACCATCGCCTCCGGCGAGGTCCACGCCGTCATGGGCCCCAACGGCTCGGGCAAGTCGACCCTGGCGTACTCGATCGCCGGGCACCCCAAGTACACCGTCACCGGCGGCACCGTCACCCTCGACGGTGAGGACGTCCTGGCGATGAGCGTCGACGAACGCGCCCGCGCCGGGCTCTTCCTGGCCATGCAGTACCCCGTCGAGGTCCCCGGCGTCACGGTGTCGAACTTCCTGCGCACCGCCAAGACCGCCATCGACGGCGAGGCGCCGAAGCTGCGCACCTGGGTCAAGGACGTCAAGCAGGCGATGGACGACCTGAAGATGGACTCCTCCTTCGCCGAGCGCAACGTCAACGAGCACTTCTCCGGCGGGGAGAAGAAGCGCCACGAGATCCTGCAGATGGAACTGCTCAAGCCCAAGTTCGCCGTGCTCGACGAGACCGACTCCGGCCTCGACGTCGACGCCCTCAAGATCGTCTCCGAGGGCGTCAACCGGTCGCTGGCGCAGGCCAACCCCGGTGTCCTGCTCATCACCCACTACACGCGGATCCTGCGCTACATCAAGCCGCAGTTCGTCCACGTGTTCGTGAACGGGAAGGTCGCCGAGCAGGGCGGCCCGGAACTGGCCGACTCCCTCGAGGAGACCGGCTACGACCGGTTCCTCACCCACGCCTGAGCCCCACCCGAGGACTGGAGGAACGACCGTGAGCGAGACCACCGCGGCGAGCGGTCCCACCCCGGCGGCCCTGGCCGACGTGGAGGAGGCCCTCAAGGACGTCGTCGACCCCGAGCTGGGGATCAACGTCGTCGACCTGGGCCTCATCTACGGCCTGACCGTCTCCGACGACAACGTCGCGACGATCGACATGACGCTGACCAGCGCGGCCTGCCCGCTGACCGACGTCATCGAGGACCAGACCGCGCAGGCCCTCACCGACGTCGTGGCCGACCACCGCATCAACTGGGTGTGGATGCCGCCGTGGGGCCCGGAGAAGATCACCGACGACGGGCGCGAGCAGCTGCGCGCGCTCGGCTTCAACGTCTGACCCACCCCCTCGCGGACCCCCGGAACTCGTTCCGGGGGTCCGCTGCCGTGCGCCCGTAGACTGGGCGCGAACCCCGTCCCGCACCTGAAGTGAGAGCCGCCCCCCGTGATCGTCGCCACCGACATCGAACTCCGAGCAGGAGCCCGCCTCCTGATGGAGGGGGTGAACTTCCGGGTCGCCGCCGGGGACCGCATCGGGCTCGTCGGCCGCAACGGCGCCGGCAAGACGACGCTGACCAAGGTCCTCGCCGGCGAGGGGCAGCCCGCCTCGGGCACCGTCACCCGCTCGGGCGAGATCGGCTACCTGCCGCAGGACCCGCGCGCCGGGGACCCCGAGATGCTGGCCCGCGACCGGATCCTGGCCGCGCGGGGCCTGGACGACATCACCGCCCGGCTGCGCAAGGCCGAGGTCGACATGGCCAGCGACGACCCCAAGGTCCGCGACAAGGCCATGGACCGCTACACCAAGCTCGACGCCCGGTTCGTGGCCCTCGGCGGGTACACCGCCGAGAGCGAGGCCGCCCGGATCTGCGCGAACCTCAACCTGCCCGACCGCATCCTCGACCAGCAGCTCAAGACGCTGTCGGGTGGTCAGCGCCGCCGCGTGGAGCTGGCCCGGATCCTCTTCTCGGCCAGCGAGACGCTGCTGCTGGACGAACCCACCAACCACCTCGACGCCGACTCCATCACCTGGCTGCGCGAGCACCTGAAGAACTACTCCGGCGGGCTCATCGTCATCAGCCACGACGTCGAGCTGCTCGAGGTCGTCGTCAACCGCGTCTTCCACCTCGACGCCAACCGCGCCACCATCGACCTCTACAACGTCGGGTGGAAGAACTACCTCAAGCAGCGCGAGACCGATGAGAAGCGCCGCGTGCGCGAACGCGCCAACGCCGAGAAGAAGGCCGGGACCCTGCTGCTGCAGGCCGCCAAGATGGGCGCCAAGGCCACCAAGGCCGTCGCCGCGCAGAACATGGCCAAGCGCGCCGAACGGCTCCTGGACGGCCTGGAGGACGTGCGCGTCCAGGACAAGGTCGCCAAGCTGCGCTTCCCCAAGCCCGCCCCCTGCGGCAAGACGCCGCTCATGGCCGAGGGCCTGTCGAAGTCCTACGGGTCGCTGGAGATCTTCACGGCCGTCGACCTGGCCATCGACCGCGGCTCGCGCGTGGTCATCCTCGGCCTCAACGGCGCCGGGAAGACGACGCTGCTGCGGATGCTCGGCGGCGTGGAGGAACCCGACACCGGCCGGATCATCGGCGGTCACGGCGTCAAGATCGGGTACTACGCCCAGGAGCACGAGACCCTCGACCACGACCGCTCGGTCCTGGAGAACATGCGCTCGGCCTCGCCCGACCTCGACGACACCCGCGTGCGGACCGTGCTGGGCTCGTTCCTGTTCTCCGGCGAGGACGTCGACAAGCCCGCCGGGGTCCTGTCGGGCGGGGAGAAGACGCGGCTGGCGCTGGCCACGCTCGTGGTCTCCAGCGCCAACGTGCTGCTGCTGGACGAGCCCACCAACAACCTCGACCCCGCCTCGCGGGCCGAGATCCTCGACGCCCTCAAGCACTACGAGGGCGCCGTCGTGCTCGTCACGCACGACGAGGGGGCCGTGGAGGCGCTGGGGCCCGAGCGGGTCGTGCTGCTGCCGGACGGGGTCGAGGACCTGTGGAACGCGGAGTACGCGGAGCTGGTCTCGCTCGCCTGAGCCTCGGGCGGTGTCGCGCTGCGGCTCGTGCGGTGCCGTGGTGGGGTGCGCGGCCGGGCGCCGATGGGGTGGGGGTCCCGGACTCTCCGTTCGCGCCGGCTCCTCGCGTCGCCTCGCCTGCTGGCGTCAGCGCTCACTCCGGACGTCCGGGACCCCCACCCCGTCGGCGCCCTCCCGGGTCGCCGCAGTGCGTGGTCCGGCAGTGCCTCCCTGCGGGACGTCGGTCTCCCGCCGTCCGGGGACGGCGGCGGTGATCACGGACGGATCAGTGATCCGGCTGTTCGACTGGCCAGGACGGCGCTGAATGGTGACCATGGTGAGGGTCTGAGGTCGACAGCGACGGTGGAGGAGGTCGGGGTGACCGAGACGATCAAGCGGGGAACCCGGTTGAGCGGGACCGAGCGGGAACAGCTCGCCGACGAGCTGACCAAGGGGTACGCCGAGGGCAAGAGCATCCGCGCTCTGGCCGAGGAGACGGGACGGTCCTACGGGTTCGTGCACCGCCTGCTCAGCGAGAACGACGTGACGCTGCGCAGCCGCGGTGGGGCGACGAGGGGACGGGCCCGCCAGGTCTGAGACCGGGCCCACCCCCACGACGGGGTCCCGGCCGTTCTACAGCGAGCGGTCGGTGCCCCCGTCCACCGTCAGCGACGCACCGGTGATGTAGCTGGCGGCGGGGGACAGCAGGAAGACCGCCGCGCGGGCGAACTCGTGCGGCAGGCCGGCCCGGCGCAGCGGGATGGTCTCGAGCAGTTCGGTGGCCAGGTCGTCGGAGTCCTCGAACTCCAGCGGCGAGCTGGAGTCCACGTGCCCGGCGAGCAGGTTGTTGATGCGGACCCCCCGGGGGCCGAGCTCGTCGGCCAGGGCCTTGGCGGCCATCGCCAGCCCGGGACGCAGGCCGTTGGCGACCCCGGCGTCCATGACGGGGGTGCGAACCGTGCTGGACAGCAGCAGCACCATCGAGGCGCCCTCGGCCGTGGCGGCCTTGCCGACCGAGCGGGCCAGGCGCAGCGGACCCAGCAGGCTGGACTCGAACGCCTCGCGCCAGGCCCCGTCGGCGGCCTCCAGGACGCTGGAGGTGGGTGGGGTGCCGCAGGAGATGACGGCCCCGTCCAGGCGCCCGAAGCGGGCGTTGGCGGCGGCGACGAGGCGGGTCTCGGTGCCGGGGTCGGAGATGTCCCCGGGGACCAGCAGGATCCGCGACGGATCGCCGATGCCGGGGGCCACGGCGGCCAGCTCGTCCTCGTCCCCGGAGTGCAGCACGAGCAGCGCTCCCTCGTCGGCGAGCACCCGCGCGCACTCCAGGCCGAGACCGGTGGACGCACCGGAGACGATGTACACGCGGTCGCTGAGGCCCAAGTCCATGCGGACATTGTTGCGCAGAGTGGCCGGTGAGACACACAGCATGATCGGAAGCACCCGAACGGGCGATTCTGGGAATCCTCTCGCCGGGGAGAAGGGCAGGTCAGAGCCGGTCGACGGCGTCCAGTTCGGCGTCCTCGGCGGCCTCGTCGAGGCCCTCGCGCCGGCGGCGGCGGGCCTGCTCGGGACTCTCGCGGGCGCTCTCGCGGCCGTTCCCGACCGGGCCCGTGCTCCTCGTGCCGCTCTCGTCGGCTCCGCCGGCACCCACCGGCCCGGGCTCGGCCGAGCCCTCCGAACCCTCGGCCCTCGCCGCCAGCTCGCGCCGGCCGGCCACGACCCACACCACCAGGGCCGTCAGGGCGAACCCGAACCACTGCACGGTGTAGGCCAGGTGCGGCCCTTCGTCGACGTCCGGGCGGACGGCCGCCGCGGGGGCGTCGGCGGGCGCGGGCGTCTCGGTGGCCAGCAGCGCGTACCCGTCCAGCAGCCGCGGGGCGCCCGAGGCGGGCGAGCCGTCGGCCACGGCCCGGGTCACGCTGTCGCGGGCGATCGAGGCGACCTGCCCGCCGGGGACCGAGCCGCGCTTGTCGCTCTCCCACCGGCGCAACCGCGCGGTCACCGTCACCTCCCCGGACGGCGGGGCCGGGACGGTGTCGGGCTGGTCGGAGTCGGACCCGGCGGGCAGCCAGCCGCGGTCGACCAGCAGGGCCGTGCCGTCGGAGAGCACGAGGGGGACGAGGACCTCGTAGCCGAACTGCTCGTCCCGGGGGCGGTTGCGCACCAGCACCGTCGCGTCGGCGTCGTAGCGCCCGCTCACCCGCACCGGCGTCCACACCCGTGCCGGGCTGAGCTGCGTCCCGGCGGGCAGCACCGACGTCACGTCGACGGGGGCCGCGTCGTAGTTGCGCACCAGCGGGGCGTTGGCCGCCAGGCGCTCCTCGCGCCGGTGCCACTGCCAGCGGCCCAGCAGGCAACACACCAGGGCGATCAGGATCGCCACGGCCAGGCCGCGCAGCCACCTGGGCTCGCGCAGCAGTCGCAGGACGTTCACCGGGTCAGTGCCCGTCCCGCCGCGTCCCCGGCACGCGTGCCGCCGACGGTCTCAGGGGCGCAGCTGCGCGACCTCGACGACCTCGCGCAGGAACCCGCGGGCGCCGAGGAACTGCGAGAGGTGCTCGCGGTGCTCGGTGCACGCCAGCCACGTCTTGCGGCGCTCAGGGGTGTGCAGGCTCGGGTTGTTCCACAGCAGGCCGAAGTCGGCGGGGTGGGTGCACCCCCGCGCGCTGCAGACGAAGTCGGACGGTGGTTCGTGCAGGGACGTGGCCGACGAGTAGGCAGACGTTCCCCGGGACTGCACGCGAGGTTCCACGGCCTCAGCATGGCACCGGACCGGCGGCTGTCCAAGCGGTGAACCGCCGGTGTCGCGCAGCTGTCGTGCGGCTGTGCGCCACCTCAGCGGTCATCGCGCGGGGAGTGGATCCCGGTGATCTTCGCCTCGAGCGCGGG
Coding sequences within:
- a CDS encoding ABC-F family ATP-binding cassette domain-containing protein produces the protein MIVATDIELRAGARLLMEGVNFRVAAGDRIGLVGRNGAGKTTLTKVLAGEGQPASGTVTRSGEIGYLPQDPRAGDPEMLARDRILAARGLDDITARLRKAEVDMASDDPKVRDKAMDRYTKLDARFVALGGYTAESEAARICANLNLPDRILDQQLKTLSGGQRRRVELARILFSASETLLLDEPTNHLDADSITWLREHLKNYSGGLIVISHDVELLEVVVNRVFHLDANRATIDLYNVGWKNYLKQRETDEKRRVRERANAEKKAGTLLLQAAKMGAKATKAVAAQNMAKRAERLLDGLEDVRVQDKVAKLRFPKPAPCGKTPLMAEGLSKSYGSLEIFTAVDLAIDRGSRVVILGLNGAGKTTLLRMLGGVEEPDTGRIIGGHGVKIGYYAQEHETLDHDRSVLENMRSASPDLDDTRVRTVLGSFLFSGEDVDKPAGVLSGGEKTRLALATLVVSSANVLLLDEPTNNLDPASRAEILDALKHYEGAVVLVTHDEGAVEALGPERVVLLPDGVEDLWNAEYAELVSLA
- a CDS encoding helix-turn-helix domain-containing protein; amino-acid sequence: MTETIKRGTRLSGTEREQLADELTKGYAEGKSIRALAEETGRSYGFVHRLLSENDVTLRSRGGATRGRARQV
- a CDS encoding SURF1 family protein — translated: MNVLRLLREPRWLRGLAVAILIALVCCLLGRWQWHRREERLAANAPLVRNYDAAPVDVTSVLPAGTQLSPARVWTPVRVSGRYDADATVLVRNRPRDEQFGYEVLVPLVLSDGTALLVDRGWLPAGSDSDQPDTVPAPPSGEVTVTARLRRWESDKRGSVPGGQVASIARDSVTRAVADGSPASGAPRLLDGYALLATETPAPADAPAAAVRPDVDEGPHLAYTVQWFGFALTALVVWVVAGRRELAARAEGSEGSAEPGPVGAGGADESGTRSTGPVGNGRESARESPEQARRRRREGLDEAAEDAELDAVDRL
- a CDS encoding ABC transporter permease, with amino-acid sequence MTALDFSPAGGATPFLPRVLRQAGFEAAVALRNGEQLLLTLLLPALVLVGVTRVRSLDLGTGPRPALALGGVIALAVVSTAFTGQAIGTGFDRRNGVLRLLATSPLGRSGLLAGKVLAVLGLVVVQVVVLGLIALPLGWSPTAGALAAVPALLLGVAAFTCLGLLLAGTVRAEGTLAVANFVWVLLLAGGGLVLPSPLGPVAALLPSGALGTAVREALASGTVAVGPLVVLAVWAVLCGLACARWFRWE
- the sufB gene encoding Fe-S cluster assembly protein SufB, which produces MTDTVSETTTTAGPPELEGLGKYQYGWADSDAAGASARRGLSEDVVRNISALKDEPEWMLALRLKALRLFGRKPMPDWGSDLTGIDFDNIKYFVRSTEKQATSWDELPEDIKATYDRLGIPEAEKQRLIAGVAAQYESEVVYHQIREDLEEKGVIFVDTDTGLREHEELFKEYFGTVIPVGDNKFASLNTAVWSGGSFIYVPKGVHVDIPLQAYFRINTENMGQFERTLIIADEGSYVHYVEGCTAPIYQSDSLHSAVVEIVVKKNARVRYTTIQNWSNNVYNLVTKRATAAEGATMEWIDGNIGSKVTMKYPAVYLMGEHAKGETLSIAMAGEGQHQDAGAKMVHAAPHTASSIVSKSIARGGGRTSYRGLIQVLEGAHHSASTVRCDALLVDTISRSDTYPYNDIREDDVVMGHEATVSKVSDDQLFYLMSRGMAEDEAMAMIVRGFIEPVARELPMEYALELNRLIELQMEGAVG
- a CDS encoding helix-turn-helix transcriptional regulator, coding for MTSEEARTRTRVRTTVAELGPVSAARIADLLGLTGAAVRRHLEAMVAEGVLEVRDPRPDARRGRGRPAKEYVIGSAGHDDLPSGYDDLALGALRYLADTLGPQAVTDFARQRFAALEQSLAGLQGPLPDRVEALVRALADQGYSASSRPVAQGTPAEGTQLCQGHCPVQKVAEAFPQLCEAERRTFETILGTRVQRLATLAHGDHVCTTFIPLETLHQPDPAHDPQPDPAHDTQHATEGRRL
- a CDS encoding ABC transporter ATP-binding protein — encoded protein: MAKDARADAAVEVVDLRKSYRAGAPVLDGLTFRAERGRVTALLGPNGAGKTTTVGICEGLQRADSGRVRVLGLDPVADAGALRPRVGVMLQDGGLPTGVGALEALRHLASLHSDPLDVGALAERLGLTSFARTRVRRLSGGQRQRLAMACALVGRPELVFLDEPSAGLDPQARLAVWDVVREVRAAGVAVVLTTHLMEEAERLADDVVVVDHGRVVATGSPDDLTRGPAALSFRSRPGLPTASLTRALPAGAEVSELEPGRYVVAGIDVDPRVVATVTNWCASHDVLAEGVGPVRRTLEDVFLDLTGRTLR
- a CDS encoding metal-sulfur cluster assembly factor; amino-acid sequence: MSETTAASGPTPAALADVEEALKDVVDPELGINVVDLGLIYGLTVSDDNVATIDMTLTSAACPLTDVIEDQTAQALTDVVADHRINWVWMPPWGPEKITDDGREQLRALGFNV
- the sufD gene encoding Fe-S cluster assembly protein SufD, producing the protein MTLVNEETTASAPGTRTGTADTSGAHTHGGPVVPEASRAARATSFDVADFPVPTGREEEWKFSPLRELAPLFDDAAPARSAAVEVSAPDVVEHRTGTLAEVGAGSAFVPGDRAAVTGWATTDVAHLVKVPAEAELDAPVVVTVRGETGVTTSGHVVVETGHHAKALVVLSHLGGGAHRGNVEVRAGDASDLTVVSLQEWDADALHVGQQDVLVGRDARVRHIVVTLGGKAVRVSANISYAAPGGDATALGVYFAGAGQHSEHRQFVDHTAVNCKSYVEYKGALQGESAHAVWIGDVLIRASAEGTETYELNRNLVLTDGARADSVPNLEIETGEIVGAGHASATGRFDDEQLFYLQSRGITAEEARRLVVRGFFASIVEKIGIPEISTRLMTTIETQLAQNVEEN
- a CDS encoding SDR family oxidoreductase; translation: MDLGLSDRVYIVSGASTGLGLECARVLADEGALLVLHSGDEDELAAVAPGIGDPSRILLVPGDISDPGTETRLVAAANARFGRLDGAVISCGTPPTSSVLEAADGAWREAFESSLLGPLRLARSVGKAATAEGASMVLLLSSTVRTPVMDAGVANGLRPGLAMAAKALADELGPRGVRINNLLAGHVDSSSPLEFEDSDDLATELLETIPLRRAGLPHEFARAAVFLLSPAASYITGASLTVDGGTDRSL
- the sufC gene encoding Fe-S cluster assembly ATPase SufC, producing the protein MSTLEIRDLHVTVDEADGSVKEILRGVDLTIASGEVHAVMGPNGSGKSTLAYSIAGHPKYTVTGGTVTLDGEDVLAMSVDERARAGLFLAMQYPVEVPGVTVSNFLRTAKTAIDGEAPKLRTWVKDVKQAMDDLKMDSSFAERNVNEHFSGGEKKRHEILQMELLKPKFAVLDETDSGLDVDALKIVSEGVNRSLAQANPGVLLITHYTRILRYIKPQFVHVFVNGKVAEQGGPELADSLEETGYDRFLTHA